The following are encoded together in the Gordonia insulae genome:
- a CDS encoding acyl-CoA dehydrogenase family protein has product MPSTTYRSPWRDDETTALGELADKFFAREIIPNRERFEQQHFVDRDVWTKAGDIGLLCCSIPEEYGGGGGTFTHDLAVFEAQARALDTGFGNAVHSGIVAHYILAYGTEEQRRRWLPRMASGDTIAAVAMTEPGAGSDLKNIKTTAIRDGDHCVVNGSKTFISNGSQADLIVVVAKTDPSAGAKGVSLVVVETADAPGFTRGRILDKVGQQAADTSELSFEDVRVPAGNLLGGEEGRGFGQLMTQLAQERLIIGVTAVATMEAAVAETVAYTKSRNAFGQTIFDFQNTKFVLAECETLAHACRVFIDSCIDRHLNGQLDGTTAAMAKWWLTEQQCQVIDRCVQLFGGYGYMREYPIARMYADARVQKIYGGSNEVMKDLIARAL; this is encoded by the coding sequence ATGCCCTCCACCACCTATCGGTCGCCCTGGCGGGACGACGAGACCACCGCACTCGGCGAACTCGCCGACAAGTTCTTCGCCCGCGAGATCATCCCGAACCGGGAGCGATTCGAACAGCAGCACTTCGTAGACCGCGACGTGTGGACCAAGGCCGGGGACATCGGACTGCTCTGCTGCTCCATCCCCGAGGAGTACGGCGGTGGTGGAGGGACATTCACCCACGACCTCGCAGTGTTCGAAGCCCAGGCCCGCGCGTTGGACACCGGATTCGGCAACGCGGTGCACAGCGGCATCGTCGCGCACTACATCCTGGCGTACGGCACCGAGGAGCAACGTCGTCGCTGGCTGCCTCGGATGGCGTCCGGAGACACCATCGCCGCGGTGGCGATGACCGAACCGGGTGCCGGTTCGGATCTGAAGAACATCAAGACGACGGCGATCCGCGACGGGGATCATTGCGTCGTCAACGGATCGAAGACGTTCATCTCCAACGGTTCCCAGGCGGACCTGATCGTCGTCGTCGCCAAGACCGACCCGTCCGCGGGGGCCAAAGGTGTCTCGCTGGTTGTTGTGGAAACCGCGGATGCGCCCGGATTCACCCGTGGTCGCATCCTCGACAAGGTGGGCCAGCAGGCCGCCGACACCTCCGAACTCTCCTTCGAGGACGTCCGGGTCCCGGCGGGCAACCTACTCGGAGGCGAGGAGGGTCGCGGATTCGGTCAGCTGATGACGCAGCTCGCACAGGAACGACTGATCATCGGTGTCACAGCGGTCGCGACGATGGAAGCGGCGGTCGCCGAGACCGTCGCCTACACCAAGTCGCGTAACGCCTTTGGGCAGACGATCTTCGACTTCCAGAACACGAAGTTCGTTCTCGCCGAATGCGAGACACTTGCGCACGCGTGTCGGGTGTTCATCGACTCCTGCATCGACCGCCACCTGAACGGACAGCTCGACGGCACGACCGCCGCGATGGCGAAATGGTGGCTCACCGAACAGCAGTGCCAGGTGATCGACCGATGTGTCCAGCTTTTCGGTGGCTACGGCTACATGCGCGAGTACCCGATAGCGCGTATGTATGCCGATGCACGCGTACAGAAGATCTACGGCGGCTCCAATGAGGTCATGAAGGATCTCATCGCGCGCGCCTTGTGA
- a CDS encoding acyl-CoA synthetase, translated as MYLTQPLHRNVQLQPDAIATICGDRSFTFAEMCSQVASLAGGVRELGVESGDRVAILSLNSDRYMHMIVAVAWADAVIVPVNTRWSTKEIAYSLVEADVRVLVVDDAFSELVGELRSQCPDLDTVVHCGDGATPAGMVSYAQIAGAEPIPDARRGGDELAGIFYTGGTTGFPKGVMLSHRNLFASAMGSAASGAWSTRGRVLHVAPMFHLADLASTIGHMLLGGTHVIIPGFDPVATMTAIAEQGVTDVLLVPTMIQMTVDHPRLGDFDLSGLQVLMYGASPISEALLERARSAFPSARFLQAYGMTELSPVATLLTDDDHRDPVRRRSAGQAAPQSLVKIFDLDGNEVPRGDFGEIVVSGEHVMLGYWKKPDETAGAVRDGWMHTGDGGIMDDAGYVFVADRIKDMIISGGENVYSIEVENVIAKHPSVLQCAVIGVPDDQWGERVHAVVSLKPGATLSLDELREHSKAEIAGYKVPRSLEIVEAFPMSGAGKILKRELRKATV; from the coding sequence ATGTATCTCACCCAGCCACTCCACCGCAACGTCCAACTACAACCCGACGCCATCGCCACCATCTGCGGCGATCGCTCGTTCACCTTTGCCGAGATGTGTTCGCAGGTAGCTTCTCTCGCCGGCGGCGTACGTGAGCTGGGCGTCGAGTCGGGTGACCGCGTCGCGATCCTGTCGCTGAACTCGGATCGCTACATGCACATGATCGTGGCCGTCGCGTGGGCCGACGCGGTCATCGTGCCGGTGAACACGCGCTGGAGCACCAAGGAGATCGCCTACTCCCTGGTCGAGGCCGACGTGCGCGTTCTCGTGGTCGACGACGCGTTCAGCGAGTTGGTCGGTGAACTGCGGTCACAGTGTCCGGACCTGGACACGGTCGTCCACTGCGGTGACGGGGCGACACCCGCAGGCATGGTCTCCTATGCGCAGATCGCCGGGGCCGAACCGATTCCGGACGCGCGGCGCGGCGGCGACGAGCTGGCCGGGATCTTCTACACCGGTGGGACCACCGGATTTCCGAAGGGCGTCATGCTCAGCCATCGGAATCTCTTCGCGTCGGCCATGGGCTCGGCGGCCAGCGGCGCGTGGTCGACGAGGGGACGAGTGCTGCATGTCGCGCCGATGTTCCACCTCGCCGACCTGGCCTCCACCATCGGACACATGCTGCTCGGCGGCACGCACGTGATCATCCCGGGCTTTGATCCGGTGGCCACGATGACAGCGATCGCGGAGCAGGGGGTCACCGACGTCCTTCTGGTGCCGACGATGATCCAGATGACCGTCGACCACCCGCGGTTGGGGGATTTCGACCTGTCCGGCCTGCAGGTTCTGATGTACGGGGCGTCGCCGATCTCCGAGGCACTCCTCGAGCGCGCCCGCAGCGCCTTCCCGTCCGCCCGGTTCCTGCAGGCGTACGGCATGACCGAACTGTCACCGGTCGCGACCCTGCTGACCGACGACGATCACCGGGATCCGGTGCGTCGACGTTCCGCAGGCCAAGCGGCACCACAGTCGCTCGTGAAGATCTTCGACCTCGATGGAAACGAGGTCCCGCGAGGGGATTTCGGAGAGATCGTGGTGTCGGGCGAGCACGTGATGCTCGGCTACTGGAAGAAGCCGGACGAGACCGCAGGCGCAGTCCGCGACGGCTGGATGCACACCGGCGATGGCGGCATCATGGACGATGCCGGCTATGTCTTCGTCGCCGACCGGATCAAGGACATGATCATCTCTGGTGGCGAGAACGTCTACTCGATCGAGGTCGAGAACGTCATCGCCAAGCACCCGTCGGTTCTGCAGTGTGCGGTGATCGGGGTACCCGACGATCAGTGGGGCGAGCGCGTGCACGCTGTGGTGTCTCTCAAGCCCGGTGCCACACTGTCTCTCGACGAACTGCGTGAGCACAGCAAGGCCGAGATCGCCGGCTACAAGGTGCCTCGCAGCCTGGAGATCGTGGAGGCGTTCCCGATGTCGGGCGCCGGTAAGATCCTGAAACGCGAGCTACGCAAGGCCACGGTGTAA
- a CDS encoding VOC family protein, whose translation MLDHVALQCADPAGAAEFYTTVFAALGVREAMRYERDGGPVIGLSGADGFPHLWVGPLDDTGDRPIHLALTAPSRAAVDAVLAAARTAGATILHEPRVWPEYHPTYYGVFLRDPDGNNVEAVHHGFDG comes from the coding sequence ATGCTGGACCACGTCGCGCTGCAGTGTGCCGATCCCGCCGGCGCCGCCGAGTTCTACACGACTGTCTTCGCCGCCCTCGGGGTGCGCGAGGCCATGCGCTACGAGCGCGATGGGGGACCGGTGATCGGACTCTCCGGCGCCGACGGCTTTCCTCACCTCTGGGTCGGTCCACTCGACGACACGGGGGATCGCCCGATTCACCTTGCCCTCACCGCCCCGAGTCGTGCGGCCGTCGACGCGGTGCTCGCGGCGGCCCGCACCGCGGGCGCGACGATCCTCCACGAACCCCGGGTGTGGCCCGAGTATCACCCCACCTACTACGGGGTGTTCCTGCGCGACCCCGACGGCAACAACGTCGAGGCGGTGCATCACGGGTTCGACGGCTGA